One Triticum dicoccoides isolate Atlit2015 ecotype Zavitan chromosome 3B, WEW_v2.0, whole genome shotgun sequence genomic window, GGTCAGCCCACCTAAATGCCCTTAACCCTAGCCTCCCCTCTCGATCCCCTGATCTCTCCCTCGTCTCCCGTTCGAGCGCCGCCAGGGGAGAGCCTCAGCGCTCGATccccctcctctcgatcccttCCTCTCCCCTTGGTCCTCCTCCGGTGCTGCCACACACAGAAAGCAGCAAGCAGTCGCACGGCTCTGCCACTTGCCCGGCGAGCTCGTCGCTGGCCGGACCTCCTCTGCGCCCCATCTCTCCTCCCTCTGTTCCTATCTCCTCCTCGCCCGCGACCTCCAACCTCTGTGCTCTCCTCCATTTTCCCTGCCGCCGCTACATCAACCATCACCGCCCGAAGCCCCCACCCCGCTCGCCCGCATCTGCCTCTCCGCCCCGCTCTCCTCGCCCGCCTCCTCGTCTACCCGGCGTCGCCGCTTCGCCAGCTCTGTCGCCGGATCTCGCCTCCGTCAAAGCCTGCAGCAGCAACAGTTGCACCCTCCGTGATGCCATCTCGTGCTCGCCTCCGACTCAATTCGCTGCCACCGCCTTCCTTCGCCCCTTCATGCGGTTCCCCTTGCCGCACCTCTCCaagcaggagctccgcctcccctgCTGCGCGCCAAGGCCGACGCCGACCACTTCGTCCTTCGCTGCCCTGCTGCCGCTGCAGTCCAGCCGCGCCTCTTCTTCACGTCTGTGACCTTCTGTGGTCGTCCCCATCGACCCGAGCGTGCCCCATACGTGGCCTCGGCCTCGAGCTGTTGTCACGGTACCTACCCGAACAGGAGCAATTTTGGATCACCAAGTACACCTTCGGTTCACCAAGTACCGCACCGGGCGTCtacgacccgtgtacaactaccgtctccaagaccggaccgacaagtaccccaacaACGTGTgtgccactaccgtcgaccctcgaagactccgtggacgtcaagttcctcgtcgtgaccccgaacatctacgaaacgtgaaccactacttccactactgtcgccgtgtaccactacttccactaccgtcgtgaGAGTGACTACTTCCACTATGGCCCGTGTACTACTACTTCCTTCGACGAACTCGTCCCACCCAaaaatgcatgcttcgaaggtataaccgccgagacgatgacccaTGTACGAATGTATGTTGTATGAGATGAActgtatgtttgcaccgtgccctttTGCTtcgtgcacgttcctcctcgtttgcatgccgccgtcccgtgggaacccggaatccgagatcactccaccatccttgcatgacacgctcacgcccatttccttttgcactggtatctccgtgagctaccggaacagatatgttgtcgtggcatcattttcggtttcgttgccgtggcacccgttttgttccgccatggtgaccaaatgcttcataacatgctcatgtcaatgttttcataaaattgcatacaacttgcatatgtcatccgcatcatgataacaacaattaaaatgtttaaaattgttgcttgcgttaaattgctaaataacatatggggatttccgaaattgttgtttgttgtttccgacctcatttaaacttgcctacatgtttaacaacatttaatattgttgtgtacctaaacgagagcgaactaaataactcgaatgtggtgtttcatcaatatgcaacttgttgcatattgagctccacttaatttgtagttttgtttgtgcactttgccatgccatgcttatttaaaccggacatgcatcatacttgattgtgcatcatgccatgcttatatgatggttgtttaccatgttgtttgcttctttccagttgcgcttctccttgatagttccaataacgttgcgttcgtgaggaattgttcgactacgtccatttgtcttcttcatggactcattcttcttcctagcggaatctcaggcaagataaccattaccctcgatatcacttctatctttgcttgctagttgcttcgttctatcgctatgctgtgctacctatcacttgtttaccatgcctcccaagttgccatgtcagcctctaaccttttcacccttcctagcaaaccgttgcttggctatgttaccactttgcttagcccctcttatagcgttgttagttgcaggtgaagttgaagattgctccatgttggatctggattatgttgggataacacaatatctcttatttaattaatgcatctatatacttggtaaagggtggtaggctcggccttatgcctggtgttttgttccactcttgccgccctagtttctgtcataccggtgttatgttccttgattttgcgttccttacgcggttgggtgatttatgggacccccttgacagttcgctttgaataaaactcctccagcaaggcccaaccttggttttaccatttgccacctaagcttttttcccttgggttctgcagactcaagggtcatctttatttttacccccccccccccgggccaatgctcgtcgtgagtgttggtccaacatgtcagccgccggtggccaccaggggcaactctgggctagcctaccacaagtttggacaatccggtgtgccctgagaacgggatatgtgcagctcctatcaggatttgtcggcacattcgggcggctttgctggtcttgttttaccaatgtcgaaatgtcttgtaaccgggattttgaGTCTGATCGggacttcctgggagaaggaatatccttcgttgaccgtgagagcttgtgatgggctaagttgggacacccctgcggggtataaactttcgagagccgtgcccgcggttatgtggcagatgggaatttgttaatattcggttgtagagaacttggcacttgacttaattaaaatgcatcaaccgcgtgtgtagccgtgatggtccgggaagtgaacacggtcttggtgttatgattgtacgtaagcagtttcaggatcacttcttgatcacttctagcttcacgaccgttccgttgctcctcttctcgctcttttttgcgtatgttagccaccatatttgcttagtgcttgctgcaactccacctcattaccacttcctacccataagcttaaatagtcttgatctcgcgggtttgagattgctgagtcctcgtgactcaccagatactaccaatagttgcaggtgccgatgataccagtgcaggtgttgcagccgaactcaagtgggagttcgacgaagaccttggtcgttgctatgtttcatttcatgttgatcagtagtggagcctagttgggacgatcggggatctagcagttgggttatcttcttttcatttggatttgtccgtagtcggactatgtgtgtactctgaatgatgtatgaattatatgttcattgtgtgaagtggcgattgtaagccaactttttatccctttcttgttcattacatgggattgtgtgaagatgacccttcttgcgacaaaaccacaatgcggttatgcctctaagtcgtgcttcgacatgtgggagatatagccgcatcgtgggtgttacaggttcgacactcttacttatcgaaaggactatgattgatcaccTATACCTGTGGGTCATCACATGACATGTattgatcgttgctattaaggataaaaagatggggtttattcataggtgagtttatcttgtctacatcatgtcatcttgcttaaggcgttactccgttctttatgaacgtaatactctagatgcatgctggataggggtcaATGTGTTGAGTAATAATAGtatatgcagacaggagtcggtctacttgtctcagacgtgatgtctatatatgatcattgccttggatatcatcataattatttgattttctatcaattgcccaacaataatttgtttacccatcgtatgttattttcaagagagaagcctctagtgaaaactatgccccccggttctatcttttatcatatattaaaaccaaaaataccttgctacgttttttctttctttattgtattttgtatttttgttcaatctatctatctatttatcACCATACAAACTAATCTTGCTCGTAACCGTCGAGGGATTGCCAAAGccttgttcgcgttgggttgcaaggatttgttgtttgtgtgcaggtgctggtaATGAGGTCttgcttgattctcctactggattgataactttggttcttaactgagggaaatacctatctctattgtactgcatcatcctctcctcttcggggaaatccaacgcagttcaCAAGTAGCATTGCACAACGTGCtacgcaaaacaaaacaaaaattcaGCACATGAACCAAACCAAGATCACTATTGAGGTGCAAGCAATGAGATTATACCCTCGATGATTGCTTCCTCTCTACTAGGAAGTGGTTCCTTCAAGTGCAAGGGTTTGTAGCAAGCAATAATTTCCCTTAAGTGACCTCAAGGTTTACGGAACCAATAGAAGCTAAGTGGCACAACCAATGATCTATACATGCACACACACGAAACTACACTTCCTTGTGCCCCCAGCATGTCTAGTAAGATTGTAAATACCACTAGCTTTGCTAGTTACAAAAGGAATTACACACAAGTGTGAAAAGAGTTGATGGAAATAAACAAGAAAAAGCGGAAGCTCAAGGAACATTGATTGAGGTTGAAAGCTTTATGGAAGAAAATGGACCAGGGTCCATAGGTTCACTAGAGGTCTCTCTTCAAAAGAAAACATAGTGTGGTAAACAAATCACTATTGACCAGCGATTAAATTACTGTTTTTATGAGTATGGCTATTCATGGTATAATTAACATATGAGCATCACATCCGTAAATCTATATACTATTATCCGACTGCATCTATAGCTAATACTCCCCAAGACCGCTGTCCAACATGCATCCTAAAGTACTTAGTTAAAAATAGAGTATTGCAATGAGTACGGTGGCACGAAGTAGATGGTTTATTGTCTTCACCTATGTTCAAAGGACAACTACGGAACCATTTATTTTATCCAtagtgttaaaaacacaaataaaattcttTTTCACTTTTTGTCGCTATAGCAGCTTACTTGCACGGTTGAACCCAACTATTGTGCGGCGGCGGAAAAATTTGGACGATAAAATCCCGATGCTTTTTAGATGCATATAAAGACATATGGACCAAGAGGATATAAATCTTAGCACCAGGGGACCATGCGCCGCTTGGGCATGTGGGGGCACAGGTAGCCCCTAGGCCTTTATCGGTTGCTGCCAGATCCTCTCGGATGTAAATATTTCATTGATGTTTTTCTAGATTTTTTTGTGTTCAATAAAACTGATTTTCCTAAAAAGCCTGAAAACATCAACTGGTGTTGGACACTGAATTGATAGGTTAATctagaaaaataatataaattggTGCCAAAAATTATGCCAAAGTGATAAAAGTataacatgaaacaataaaaaaatcatagatacatttgagacgtatcaatgatcatgTTAGTGTCATGGAGAAGTTGATGGTGCCAATAAAGTCATCCAACTCTCGCAGGTAGGTTGTACTTCTCCTCGCGAAGGTTCGTTCGATTGAACTCCGAAGTGATTGACGTCTCCAAGGTAAACACACATACCACATCAGTAACCCTGCGGTAAAATGTGGACCAGCACACCAAAAGTAGAGAGAGTCTACGAGATGAAGTACTAGCAGTTGCACTAGATGTGATCTAAAGGAGAAAGAGGGACGAAGGCCAACCAGAGGAGGGGCGACGACCAGTGAGAGGGAGCGACCATGGTTGGTTGGGTGCCCTCTTGGTGCACTTTGCCCCTCCTTTTATATGTGCCAAGGGGGTGGGTTGGCCGactagggggtgccttgcccccaccCCCCTAAGCAAGGGGGAGTTTGGTTGGTCCTCCATACACCttcatggtggatgaaataacattgATGCTGGGGAACGGAATATTTGTATTACTCATGGACATCGATCTCAAAATTGTGCAAACCACATGTTGATGAATTTTGGTAGATGTCGGAAACACATTGTCTTTTTGGCTAGGAATTGGACCAAATGTGGTCGCGAATCATTGCGATGAGGAATGTGACCTTGCTATTTGAGTAATACAAAGTACTTTCCCAAAAGGTCACCTGCTACCTCTACATTGGTTGCAAAGCGCACAATAGAGTGAGGAATAGGATTTCCTTGCCTCCCATCTGCTACCTTCTCGACCCTTCCCTACGAGAGCCTCCAAGACGACTAGGGGTTTCTCGCCTCCCATCGGGGTCGCTGTCGATCTACCTCTTCTtctgtggccttagggccatggaggcacaGTGGGTCCCAGCCTTTGCCGGCGGTAGAGTTCCCACTTTGTTTGTAGATATTTTGTAGAGTTTGTTTAGGGTATGTGTCCTGCCAGCAATGAAGGGCTGCGACGACTCCTTGAAAACGGAATAACATTCTCTCCACCTAGCTCCCGTCCCAGTGGTGTGTCCAGCGTCGTCGAAGGCTGGTGGGGGTGTGTCTCTTACGGATCTCGCAGGATTTGGTCGGTGCTTGTTTCTGAtggatctacttggatcatatattTGTTCGTCTGCTTTAGTGTGTTTACAGGTTGGATCATTTTGATCTACGCTTTTCTAGTTCTATTTAAGAACAACGATTGTTGTTCTGGTCCGCTGGTCCTTCGGGTCTTAGCACGACGGCTTCTCCGATGTCTACTAAAACCAAGTTTGTCCGACTTTGAAGAGAGAGACGATGATAATGTCGCGTCATGACTCGTTCTAGTGTTTTTAATCGATGCTAGATGGTCTATAAATATGGACGCAACTTCTATTACTTTTGTGTTTTTTGGGTGCATGATTGATGAGTGCTTCTCCGGAAAAGTTTGGAACAAGATCAACGGCGTTACAACGACCTCAGCCGTCCACTAAGGCTGCGTTCGGAGTGCAGGAGAGCAAAGCAAAGGAATGAATAAAAGTATAGGAAGTGAAGATGGGTGAACAGTGCAAACCATAGGTTTCCAACAGGACGTTTCCTTTGGTCTGAGTAGATGTTATCTTTCCCGTGAAAAGTACAAATGGGGGGCACTTTCCTGTGGAACGAACAGTGCTGATTCCTGTGGGGCGAACGGGCTTACAGGAAAATATTCCCGTGGAAATCGAACCTGCATAACTCCTGTGCGATTCCTGTGCACCGAACGCAGCCTAGACGCCCACGATCTCAGCcaccgccagcgccggctccgcggTGCCCAATTCCTCAAACCCTAGAGCCAAATCCCCCATTTGGCCGCGCCTAACAGAGCCGGATTTACTCGGCGCTGGCTGGTGCGAGCGGCGAATCGAGTCCCCTCCCGTGCACTGCTCCGCATGTCGCACCGCGTGTACGCATGAACTCGTCCATGGACGAGATCAACCTGCTACGGCAGCACCAGCGACACCAGCAGCACCACCTGTCGGTGCGCGGCATCGGTGAGGAGATCGACCTCGAGATCGACCAGTGTGAAGATCCCACTTTCTCGGGCGCCGCACTCGAGGGCGTGACCTCCCATCACCCTCAAGACCCCGTCGTCCCTGCCGATGACCACAAGAGCTTCCTCATCCCGTGCTCGCAGCCTGGCTCAGTGGACGGCCAACCGCAGCCCACGCCACCGCAAGCAGAGGAACGGGCAGGGATGCTGAGGCTGTCGGCGcataccaagaagaagaagaaggtggtcaaGAAATGGAGGGATGAGTGGGCGGACACATACAAGTGGGCCTATGTGGCCGTGCACGACAACACCAGCAGAATCTTCTGCACCGTCTGCAAGGAGTATGGCCGCAAGCATCGCCGGAACCCCTATGGGAACGAGGGGAGCAGGAACATGCAGATGAGTGCGCTAGAGGAGCACAACAATAGCTTGCTGCATAGGGAGGCGCTCCGGCTGCAGTCAGCCTCCAAGGAGAAGGTGCAAACTCCTGAGATAGAGAGGCTGGTTTATGTCAAAGGTTGGTGGTGTTGCCTCACCTCCTGCGATTATGCTGTGGGTTTGCTTGTCGATATTTCAAGGGATTAGGAAATGTATTACCAAGTTCGTACTTATTAACAAGTAGTTTGATTTTTGCCTTTTGGTATCTAGTTTTATGTCATAATGTTTATAATATGTTTAGGTGTAGTCATAGTAACTTCGTAAGAACTTTTAATATTTTTTTGTTTGATGATCCGATGCCAACGGTACACAGTTGGCAGTGCTTTTGTGTTAGATTCGAGGAAATGAAACATAGCATAAAGCAAATAAATAGATAGGTCCAAGTTCCAGTAATCCAGTCTTCCACTAAACAGTTAGTAACCACGTATACCAACTTCTGGAAGCTTTTCGACGTGCTCCGTTTTATATCAAACTGAAACAATTTAAAAGGTGTActtatcttaattttcatttcccaTTTCAGCTTTGTCGAAAACAGCAGCTTCAATACTTGAATCTCTCTTCAAGAAGGACCCTTATGAAGCTGAATTTATACAGTCTATACAGGAGGTGGTTCATTCTATAGAACCAGTTTTGGTGAAGAACTCACagttagctctctctctctccctccctcttcctctccccttcCTAAGGAACAGTATCTCCTCAAGTATAACATGATTTCTGATGTTGATTTTTCAGATATGTTCAGATATTGGAGCGTTTATTAGAACCTGAGAGATGTTTTATCTTCAGAGTGCCATGGGTTGATGACAGAGGTGAAGCTCATGTCAATCGTGGTTTCCGTGTGCAGTTCAGTCAGGCTTTAGGTCCATGCAGAGGTGGTCTCCGTTTCCACCCGTCCATGAACTTAAGTGTGGCAAAGTTTCTAGCTTTTGAGCAGGTATTAGCATACTTGTCCGACATGCATTTTTCATGTAAACAACCTCCTGCTACAACCTGTTCTTCATTCTTGTAccatttgtttttctgtttttgtaTCAGACTACCTTTGATTCAATTATTGTAACAAATGATATAATGCACCTACATACAAGTAATgaactactcccttcgtccgaaaatacttgtcggagaaatggataaaaatggatgtatctagaactaatgtGCGTCTagctacatccatttctccgacaagtatttccggagggAGGGAGTACAAAATAACGTGAGCTTTGATGCATATTGTAATGAATTTTCCCCCTTATTTCATACTAGATTCTAAAGCCAATGGCATGTTTCCTAAGAAAGTCTTCATTTTATTTTGTGTGTGTACAATGGGGTTTGCGTGGATGTGCAGATGGTGGGAATTTGCACTGTGTTTACTTCTGCCACGAGAAGATAAATGTTTAATAGTGTGCAAATAGAGTCAAGTTATATAAATTTTGGGTGCTTGCACTGCTATACGATGATTTCGTAATCTATTAGCACGTATTGGGATTGAGAAGTGACCGCTAAACCGAGAGGGTGTTTTCAGTGGACGTCGAACTTGTAATCTTACATGAGAATTCAATGTACCATTCTAAGCAATTTCCCTTTGTGCAGACTCTGAAGAATGCTCTGTCACTATATAAACTTGGAGGTGCTGCTGGAGGGAGCGATTTTGATCCAAAGGGTAAAAGTGAAATTGAGGTATTCGTGTTGTATTTTATTTCCTCTGGGCAACAATATTTACTGCATGTAAATATGGATATTTTTCCATGCCAGGTAATGCGCTTTTGTCAAAGTTTCATGGATGAGCTGTATAGATACTTGGGCCCTGATCAGGTACCTCTCATTGTATTACATGCATTTGTTCAGAATTTGCCATTTATTTCTAAATTAGTTAAGTGGCAGAAATTCATGCTTCAGTTTGTGATGTAGGATTTTCCTGCTGAAGATGTTGGTGTTGGTCCAAGGGAAatgggtttcctttttgggcagtaCAGACGCCTTTCTGGTCATTTTCAGGTACACGATAGTACCATACATGTTACCCAGAACAATGTTTATGCCGATCCCCTTTAGGTGTCGTTCTTCCTGTTGTTACTCACTAAGAATTTATCTAAAGCATTGCCCTTCCCTATTTAGAATAGCGGGACAACTTTTTAAAGTTGCTTTTGAATTTATAGTCCTCTACTGGATAATATATATTCTCATTATAGTTGTCTAACTTAGAATTTGTTCCTGAAGTGGTAGTGTATTTGTACTCGTTACATTCTCTGAGAAAAGGTATTCCTGTCCTGATGTTGAACGTGTCTCTTGGTTCTACTAGTCCCTTTAGTCTACTTGAAGACTATTTGATTGGTTTCTACTTTCAGCTCTTTGGTTCAAATATCTTTTCTCTTTTCTGTAGATTTCATTGCTGTTCTTATGCAGGGAAATTTTACAGGGCCTAAGATCTTCTGGTCTGGTTCTAGTTTTAGAACAGAGGCTACTGGATACGGGCTGGTAAAGTGGTATCTTAACTCCTCTTACGAGCACAACTAGTCGCTGTCTTTTCACGTGGCACAGTTCTTTCACAAAGTAATGCTTTTGCCACATGTGCTGACAATTTTTTCCTACTAAAACAAATATTGTGTAACTTGTCACAGGTATTTTTTGCACGTGTTGTACTTGCTGATATGAATAAGGAGCTCAAAGGATTAAGGTTGTTGACAGGGATCCATTTGTTTTACTGGTATTGTAATTTATTGATTTGGCAGCTTTCTTACGTGTGTAATTTGTGCAGATGCGCGATAAGTGGTTCAGGAAAGATAGCAATGCATGTCTTGGAAAAGCTTCTGTCGTGTGAAGCTATTCCTGTTACAGTCTCAGGTATGCAGATTTAAAGCTTAAGTTGAATTACTTAAACAGGAAATATCGTGAGGTACATTGGTGGTCAGGAGCATAATCAAAGTCTGTCGCCATGAGAGGCACGCAAAATTTTGTCAGTTGATCGTGATTTGTTCTTTAAGTATTTGTGTTATGACCGGTTTAGCCTACGGCCGTAAAAGGCccaccgggcaatcttagcccacaagttatcttaggttaattcgtatgcaagttatctaggttataaatatatGCTATAAGACTCTTTTTGAGATTAAGCAATAAGAATATTATTATTCCtgttgcccggctcccagaggagccggaaccctagccgcctctaaccctaaccgccgccgccatcttcctccGTCGCGccggcgcccagccgccggcgcGCCCGCTCATCGCCACGCCCCGCTCCATCCTTCCCCTACAACCTTCGGAGCAGGTCCGGTAGGACCCCTGGTTCTAACAATTTGGTATTAGGTAGCTCAGTTTCGATCATGTCTTCGCCCTGCCCACCCTGTCGCTTCCGCTGCCGACCGTCACCACCGCGCCGCTGGCCATCTACACCGCGCCGCTGCCCTGCCCGTCCGCGCCGCTGGTCGCATCCTTCGgcgccgccatcgccaccgcccagatgccggcgccctccaccgcaccaccggccgccgcctacaccccggaggagatcaccggggtcctcaacgacctcgtcacAGCCGTCCAGGGGATCCGACTGTACCTGGCCAGCGCCTacgggccgccgccgcccctgccgctgACCGCCGCCACCGGGCCGCCGGCCCTGCCGTGGTACTCGCCGCATCCAGGGGCCTACGCGACATTCGCTGGGACACTGCAGCCCCAGTTGCAGTTGACGCCGCCGCCCCACAGTGGCCGCAGTGGCCGGCGCCGGCTCCTGCCGCGCCTCCAGCGCCCATTGTCGCCCCCGCGCCTCtgtggctgccgtggcagcc contains:
- the LOC119275999 gene encoding NADP-specific glutamate dehydrogenase-like isoform X2 gives rise to the protein MNSSMDEINLLRQHQRHQQHHLSVRGIGEEIDLEIDQCEDPTFSGAALEGVTSHHPQDPVVPADDHKSFLIPCSQPGSVDGQPQPTPPQAEERAGMLRLSAHTKKKKKVVKKWRDEWADTYKWAYVAVHDNTSRIFCTVCKEYGRKHRRNPYGNEGSRNMQMSALEEHNNSLLHREALRLQSASKEKVQTPEIERLVYVKALSKTAASILESLFKKDPYEAEFIQSIQEVVHSIEPVLVKNSQYVQILERLLEPERCFIFRVPWVDDRGEAHVNRGFRVQFSQALGPCRGGLRFHPSMNLSVAKFLAFEQTLKNALSLYKLGGAAGGSDFDPKGKSEIEVMRFCQSFMDELYRYLGPDQDFPAEDVGVGPREMGFLFGQYRRLSGHFQGNFTGPKIFWSGSSFRTEATGYGLVFFARVVLADMNKELKGLRCAISGSGKIAMHVLEKLLSCEAIPVTVSDSEGYLFDGDGFDYVKYTLIRNIKAQQRSLKEYLKTFPRAKYINDAKPWGSNMPCTGQAVDILRKAKVHVAPAKATAAGGVAVGELELNPEFSLMQWSVEDFENKIQEAVKQTYDRSMKAAQEYGILKENPESLVHGANISAFLNIAQAMTDQGCV
- the LOC119275999 gene encoding NAD(P)-specific glutamate dehydrogenase-like isoform X1, giving the protein MNSSMDEINLLRQHQRHQQHHLSVRGIGEEIDLEIDQCEDPTFSGAALEGVTSHHPQDPVVPADDHKSFLIPCSQPGSVDGQPQPTPPQAEERAGMLRLSAHTKKKKKVVKKWRDEWADTYKWAYVAVHDNTSRIFCTVCKEYGRKHRRNPYGNEGSRNMQMSALEEHNNSLLHREALRLQSASKEKVQTPEIERLVYVKALSKTAASILESLFKKDPYEAEFIQSIQEVVHSIEPVLVKNSQYVQILERLLEPERCFIFRVPWVDDRGEAHVNRGFRVQFSQALGPCRGGLRFHPSMNLSVAKFLAFEQTLKNALSLYKLGGAAGGSDFDPKGKSEIEVMRFCQSFMDELYRYLGPDQDFPAEDVGVGPREMGFLFGQYRRLSGHFQGNFTGPKIFWSGSSFRTEATGYGLVFFARVVLADMNKELKGLRCAISGSGKIAMHVLEKLLSCEAIPVTVSDSEGYLFDGDGFDYVKYTLIRNIKAQQRSLKEYLKTFPRAKYINDAKPWGEQCDIAFPCASQNEIDQGEALSIISSGCRVLIECSNMPCTGQAVDILRKAKVHVAPAKATAAGGVAVGELELNPEFSLMQWSVEDFENKIQEAVKQTYDRSMKAAQEYGILKENPESLVHGANISAFLNIAQAMTDQGCV